One part of the Phaenicophaeus curvirostris isolate KB17595 chromosome 2, BPBGC_Pcur_1.0, whole genome shotgun sequence genome encodes these proteins:
- the LGALS8 gene encoding galectin-8 isoform X3 has protein sequence MSLNALKKTINNPIIPYVAEIPGGLIPGELVVIHGTVPEDADRFQVDFQCGSSIKPRADVAFHFNPRFKRSGCIVCNTLEQEKWGWEEITYEMPFQKGKSFEIVIMILKDKFQVSVDKKHVVLYNHRVSLERIDTLGIYGKVQIETIEFISDPIQGSQPLSLGVTKENAENGDMPDGSQFGVSYVERLDSPLCPGYTVAIKGRVKKNAKSFVIDLKSSDSKDIALHLNAQVENKDFVSNSYLHGSWGEEEREVTNSPFSPGMFFELIILCDAHQFQVVVNGVHTLEYKHCFKQLEKINVLEIRGDVLLSGVWSC, from the exons atGTCCTTGAATGCACTGAAGAAGACAATTAATAACCCG ATAATTCCATATGTTGCAGAAATACCTGGTGGCCTTATTCCTGGAGAGCTGGTTGTGATACATGGGACTGTTCCTGAGGATGCAGACAG GTTCCAGGTGGATTTCCAGTGTGGCAGCAGCATAAAGCCTCGAGCTGATGTGGCTTTTCATTTCAACCCCCGCTTCAAAAGGTCTGGCTGCATTGTTTGCAACACACTGGAGCAAGaaaaatggggctgggaggagatCACTTACGAGATGCCCTTTCAAAAAGGGAAGTCGTTTGAAATTGTCATCATGATTTTAAAGGATAAATTCCAG GTGTCTGTAGACAAGAAGCATGTGGTGCTCTATAACCACAGAGTTAGCCTTGAAAGAATAGATACACTTGGAATATACGGCAAAGTGCAGATCGAAACTATAGAATTTATTTCTGAC CCTATACAAGGCTCTCAGCCATTATCTCTAGGAGTAACCAAGGAAAACGCAGAAAAT GGGGATATGCCGGATGGTTCACAATTT GGAGTTTCTTACGTTGAGAGACTTGATTCTCCACTCTGTCCAGGATACACAGTTGCCATTAaaggaagagtgaaaaaaaatgcaaagag CTTTGTGATAGATCTGAAATCAAGTGACTCAAAGGACATTGCATTACATCTGAATGCCCAAgtggaaaataaagattttgtaAGCAACTCCTACCTTCATGGCAGCtggggagaagaagaaagggaagttACCAATTCCCCCTTCAGCCCAGGGATGTTTTTTGAG ctgaTCATCCTCTGTGATGCCCACCAGTTCCAAGTTGTTGTTAATGGTGTTCACACTCTGGAGTACAAACATTGTTTCAAACAACTTGAAAAGATTAACGTTCTGGAAATCAGGGGAGATGTTCTGTTGTCAGGTGTGTGGAGCTGTTAG
- the LGALS8 gene encoding galectin-8 isoform X5: protein MSLNALKKTINNPIIPYVAEIPGGLIPGELVVIHGTVPEDADRFQVDFQCGSSIKPRADVAFHFNPRFKRSGCIVCNTLEQEKWGWEEITYEMPFQKGKSFEIVIMILKDKFQVSVDKKHVVLYNHRVSLERIDTLGIYGKVQIETIEFISDGDMPDGSQFGVSYVERLDSPLCPGYTVAIKGRVKKNAKSFVIDLKSSDSKDIALHLNAQVENKDFVSNSYLHGSWGEEEREVTNSPFSPGMFFELIILCDAHQFQVVVNGVHTLEYKHCFKQLEKINVLEIRGDVLLSGVWSC from the exons atGTCCTTGAATGCACTGAAGAAGACAATTAATAACCCG ATAATTCCATATGTTGCAGAAATACCTGGTGGCCTTATTCCTGGAGAGCTGGTTGTGATACATGGGACTGTTCCTGAGGATGCAGACAG GTTCCAGGTGGATTTCCAGTGTGGCAGCAGCATAAAGCCTCGAGCTGATGTGGCTTTTCATTTCAACCCCCGCTTCAAAAGGTCTGGCTGCATTGTTTGCAACACACTGGAGCAAGaaaaatggggctgggaggagatCACTTACGAGATGCCCTTTCAAAAAGGGAAGTCGTTTGAAATTGTCATCATGATTTTAAAGGATAAATTCCAG GTGTCTGTAGACAAGAAGCATGTGGTGCTCTATAACCACAGAGTTAGCCTTGAAAGAATAGATACACTTGGAATATACGGCAAAGTGCAGATCGAAACTATAGAATTTATTTCTGAC GGGGATATGCCGGATGGTTCACAATTT GGAGTTTCTTACGTTGAGAGACTTGATTCTCCACTCTGTCCAGGATACACAGTTGCCATTAaaggaagagtgaaaaaaaatgcaaagag CTTTGTGATAGATCTGAAATCAAGTGACTCAAAGGACATTGCATTACATCTGAATGCCCAAgtggaaaataaagattttgtaAGCAACTCCTACCTTCATGGCAGCtggggagaagaagaaagggaagttACCAATTCCCCCTTCAGCCCAGGGATGTTTTTTGAG ctgaTCATCCTCTGTGATGCCCACCAGTTCCAAGTTGTTGTTAATGGTGTTCACACTCTGGAGTACAAACATTGTTTCAAACAACTTGAAAAGATTAACGTTCTGGAAATCAGGGGAGATGTTCTGTTGTCAGGTGTGTGGAGCTGTTAG